Within Microbacterium proteolyticum, the genomic segment CCGCCTCGCGCTGGTGTGGTTGCTGAGCCGCGAACCGCTCACCGTCGGCGCGCTCGCCGACGGGGCCGGACTGTCGCAGCCGTTGGTGTCGCAACACCTCCGCACGCTGCGCCAGGCCGGGCTCGTGACCTCGGAGCGTGAGGGCAAAGAAATCCGATACGCCCTCGCCGACCAGCACGTCGCCCACGTCGTGCTCGATGCGATCGCCCACGTCCAAGAACCGAACGAGCAGGGGAACGAGCAATGAGCACCACCGAAACGCACGCGGAGCACTCCGTCGACGAGCACGCCCACGGCGAAGACTGCGGTCACCAGAAGATCGAGCACGGCGACCACGTGGACTACGTGCACGGCACGCACCACCACGCGCTCCACGGTGACCACTACGACGAGCACGAGTCGAAGGCCGAGCACGGCGTCGACGACCACGCCCACGGTG encodes:
- a CDS encoding ArsR/SmtB family transcription factor produces the protein MDKIAGLSEAAELFKVLGNESRLALVWLLSREPLTVGALADGAGLSQPLVSQHLRTLRQAGLVTSEREGKEIRYALADQHVAHVVLDAIAHVQEPNEQGNEQ